A genome region from Mastacembelus armatus chromosome 8, fMasArm1.2, whole genome shotgun sequence includes the following:
- the LOC113141262 gene encoding ras-related protein Rab-37, with protein MSTRKTSLTDKQTKNGTSKYVLERCASINEYYDISFKVMLLGDSAVGKTCVLVRFKDGAFLGGNFIATVGIDFRNKVVDVDNLKVKLQIWDTAGQERFRSVTHAYYRDAQALLLLYDITNKPSFDNIRAWLTEIHEYAQKDVVIMLLGNKSDMTAERVVKTEDGENLAKEYGVPFMETSAKTGVNVELAFLAIAKELKHRATQQPNEPKFQIHDYIESQKHKSGCCGLM; from the exons ATGTCCACAAGAAAGACATCGTTGACGGACAAGCAGACTAAAAACGGAACGTCAAAATATGTGTTGGAGAGATGCGCTTCTATTAACGAGTACTATGATATTTCCTTCAAG GTGATGCTGCTCGGAGATTCAGCCGTGGGGAAGACGTGTGTCTTGGTGCGCTTTAAAGATGGGGCATTTCTGGGAGGCAACTTTATAGCCACCGTTGGAATAGACTTTAGG AATAAAGTGGTGGATGTTGACAACCTGAAAGTCAAACTCCAG ATCTGGGATACAGCCGGCCAAGAGAGATTCCGCAGTGTAACGCACGCCTACTACAGAGATGCCCAAG CATTGCTTTTGCTGTATGATATCACCAACAAGCCATCATTCGACAATATCAGG GCTTGGCTGACTGAAATACACGAGTATGCCCAGAAGGATGTGGTCATCATGTTGCTCGGCAACAAG TCAGACATGACTGCAGAGAGGGTGGTGAAGACAGAGGACGGAGAGAACCTGGCGAAG GAATATGGTGTACCATTTATGGAGACCAGTGCAAAGACAGGAGTCAATGTGGAACTGGCCTTTCTCGCTATAGCAAA GGAGCTGAAGCACAGAGCGACACAGCAGCCGAATGAGCCCAAGTTCCAGATACACGACTACATAGAGTCTCAGAAGCACAAGTCAGGCTGCTGTGGCCTCATGTAG